DNA sequence from the Procambarus clarkii isolate CNS0578487 chromosome 9, FALCON_Pclarkii_2.0, whole genome shotgun sequence genome:
tctcctcctcctccttactcttACCCAATCCTCTTTCTTTGgatttctcttctttctctctccgaTTTCATCCTTCTCTTCCTCTTGTTTTTCTATCTCCTATTCTTTTTTTCTCCCTTTTATACTCCCCCTtataccccctacccccccaccaccttccttttCCGCCCTTCATTTCCACTCTTCCTGTCCTCCCTAACAAGCCTTACCCAATCAGAGCTCAGATCCAATTAGGTCAAGATTTTTGTTAATGATTTGTCGACTCCTCTGGGAGGTAGCGGGCTGTGTACACTCACTTCTTCAAGGAATATACACAggtatacatagatatatatatacacctacaaatacatacacacatatacccgGGCATACTGACGAGTGTATAGATACACAAACACAAATGACAATTTAGGAAGCTACAACAGACGAAAGATACGAATGAGATATGGTTTACAAATCAGTATGTCCTGGTAGTGTGTATACCTTTGTAGTGTGTATACTCTAGTAGTGTGTATACACTGGTAATACACCCTGGTAGTACACCCTGGTAGTACATGACTTGGGTGAGATACATACAGTAGGAGACACATAATTGGATAAGAGGACACTATCAGTTATAAACAAAGAGATCACAAGACTTGTACAAGAGTGTTTAATCCCATGAACGTGGCAACAACGTGTTCTGAACAGGGAAGCCCGGGCAGTTCATCTACccttctcctccctccccttccgAAAAAAAAATCCCGATTATAATATAATTGTGAACTACGTTCTCTCTAAAAAAATGGGGTTTACACATGTTAAAGATACGTGTTACGTACAGGTGATGTAAACACTTGATTCTCTTTTTGATTGCCCTGTTCTGCCCTGTTCGGGCCTACCCTGCTCATTCCCTGTCCGGGCCTACCCTGCTCTTCCCTGCCCGGGCCTGCCCTGCCCTTccctgccttgccctgccctgccctgccgttCCGCCCTGAACCACACCTGCCCCCTTGCAATATTTCACCTTTACCATTCTTCTGTGGGAAACACACTACTCACTAAGCCATACCTCACACATACCCTACCATACTCACCTACCGTACTGATACCTACCTGTACCATACTCGTATATTGCTATATTTATATCCTACCATTCTCATACCCTATCACAATCATATCCTTACCAGACAATGGTACCAGTGCCTCTTGTAACTGCTCAACCAACCACTCTCGTTTACTAGAATACTACCACCTCAACTACCCTCACTACCGCTCACCCAAATACAATGGTGTTGTGTCCCTGCTAATAAGAACGAGTTgtagttttgaggagatggttattccaggCTGTGTAGATCTTGGGGACTACATATCAGGGAAAATGACAATGGGAAGATCAAagatagttgtagtagtagtagtagtagtggtagtggtagtaggtagtagtagtagtagtagtggtagtggtagtagtgatatACAACCCTCTACTGAATGACTGAAGATCAAGACCGGAATACGACTAAAATAAGATGGCAACTGCTACTAGAAAAGAATGGGCAGCTTCTGTCGTCAGTAGGAAGGGAGCCTGCCTTTTAATCCCTCTGAATCTTGCTTTTTAATCCCTCTGAATCCTGCCTTTTAATCCCTCTGAATCCTGCCTTTTAATCCCTCTGAATCCTGCCTTTAATCATAGAGACACTGACTGGTAAAACAAAGAACCACGTGAAGCATAGATACGCAGAGAGGTAAACTGCTGAACGTGGCAATGAGAAACTTTCGAAGTCATCATTTTTAAGGGACTCAGAACAATGACAGGAACTGACGAACCAACAAGACTCGACCTGATGCTCACTCTACACACGAGTGAAGTATATGGAAACTCAGAATGAAGACCCATCTATGGGAAAGCGATCACAGTATGCTGCCATTTGAGTATCGTATGGAACTAAGAACAACCAACTTAAGGAAAGGATCAGAGGGTGAAAAGGCCGGTATATGGAAGGGGGAAACTACAAAGAGATATGAAAAGTTTATTGAGCAATACAATGGGAAACTAAACTCACAGAAAAGATCGTACAAGACATGGTGGGATACACCTCCCAGACGGACGAGGAGGCAGCAGACAGGTTTATATCGATCCAAAAGGAGAAAGATGAAATACGTCAAGGGAATTCGTGGTTTAATCAGGGATATAAGGAAGCATAGTATTGAACTACATGAGGCACGGAGAGGACTACAGGGGTACAAGAGCGCCAGAAAGCTGTACCGTGGAGCACCTTAAATATGAGCCTCAGTGTCCAACAGATCTCCTTTGGGCAATATCTATTCCAAGTTTGTATAGCTTGCTAAGAAAAGGGTTCTCTTGTGTTCTGAGGGGCTGATTGATGTGTTGGTTCTCTTGTGTTCTGAGGGGCTGGTTGATGTGTTGGTTCTCTTGTGTTCTGAGGGGCTGGTTGATGTGTTGGTTCTCTTGTGTTCTGAGGGGCTGGTTGATGTGTTGGTTCTCTTGTGTTCTGAGGGGCTGGTTGATGTGTTGGTTCTCTTGTGTTCTGAGGGGCTGGTTGATGTGTTGGTTCTCTTGTGTTCTGAGGGGCTGGTTGATGTGTTGGTTCTCTTGTGTTCTGGGGGGCTGGTTGATGTGTTGGTTCTCTTGTGTTCTGAGGGGCTGGTTGATGTGTTGGTTCTCTTGTGTTCTGAAGGGCTGATTGATGTGTTGGTTCTCTTGTGTTCTGAGGGGCTGGTTGATGTCGTGTTGGTACTTCTGAGTAACCCTTGAATAGAGACGTTGTTCGATGACTTTACCATCGACTTGCTTACTAATTCAGCAGGGTTGTGGACACTTACATGGAATAGAATTGATTGTGTTGGACAAACATGTACACACAGCGTGTTTCCTGTAGCGCAGTGGGCAGCGCAATCGGCACACAACCCGACAGGTCCTGGGTTCCATTACCAGGTAGTACGAGACACGTTTTggaaaatgttgaccagaccacacactagaaagtgaagggacgacgacgtttcggtccgtcctggaccactcacaatcgacttgagaatggtccaggacggaccgaaacgtcgttgtcccttcaccattctagtgtgtggtctggtcaacattcttcagccacgttattgtgactcatcgcctgcgttttggaaacgtttcctttcacctgatgtgcCCGTTCACTTAAATAGGTAACCAGGAGTTAGGTAGGTCTTGTGGGTTGCATTCGGTTGAAGGTCTCTCAATTGGTCTAGAGGAGACTTCGACACCCCTAACCGGTTTCCAGTCCTCCTAGAATAAGATACAGGAAccatacacagacatacacaaacaaacacacacacggtcaAACACTCACATGTAAAGCGCACGAAACTCCATGGAATATTATTTTTCGTCTCGTGTAAATTTTTGTAAGTTACTTTTTTGTAGGAAATATGTTTTCGCGTCGTATTCTACCGCTCATCCCATTTTCTTTAACTCAGTTTTTTTTGTCACATCCCATTTTCTGTGACATATACAATACAAAATTGATGGGTTCCAATAACATTTTATAGTTTCGCTATTGGCCCTTATCTTTatcatctgtctgtctctcttattCTCTATTCCTATTCTGTCTCTTTGGTGACTTCTTGATATCTTATTCGATATCAACAAGTCACCAGAAGCAACACATTCAGGGTGAGTATACACCTAGGTGTGTAGTCTCGGTGTATGTACACTCTTTGGTGTATTCACCCTAACGAGTTTACTTTTGTTCTGGACAATGATCAGGACTAACGTATGCTTGTTAGCTGGTCAGGAGCTTATTGTggtagccttaataaccctcccctaGTTTGAtagtccttaataaccctccagagtttGATAGCCCTTAATaatcttccagaggttgataggccttaataaccctcaagATGATGAAAAccattaataacccttcagaagtgattaggccttaataaccctgcagaggttATTAAGTCCTTAATCACCTTAAGGACTTAATAACCTTAAACCCAACACCAGCACTTTACTGTGATCCAATAATGACGAAACATATCTGAGatagcgcccaaccacttgggctggacggtagagcgacagtttcacttcatgcaggtcggcgttcaatcccccgaccgtccattagtggttgggcaccattcctttcaccccctgtcccatcccaaatccttatccagacccaagggctatagagtcgtaatggcttggcgctttcccaaaACCCTGATAGTTCCCTGGCGGTGTGAGCGTCTTGTTTCAAAACAATGAAGGCTAGGGTGTTGTTCTTTAATACTAAGACAAGCGCAAAAACAATAGAACAATTTGTTTTCATATGGAAACGTTGGTTGTTTCGTTATCTGTTTCTTTTGTTATCCCAGCGAGCTGAAGGGGTCAATTATCTTCCCCCAGATGATCAAAGCGCAACACCCGTCTCACTTGTTTTACTCACATTGTTTACATACAAGAGGTAACACACAGGATATACTATAGTTGAAATTATaccatagttgattgacagttgaaacccgccaaacacacaccgaaactacgacgttggtacaacattcgaacaagttttaacacctcctaaccagttacaacaaccaatatagcacgttgtaacaccgttctaatacgtcataaacacgtcaaGCTAAGATGTaagaactttattacaagttgtaacaagcagaaaatagagacaattacggtttgtttccagggtgagaggcgggactaaagagccagagctcaacccccgtaagcacaactaggtgagtacaggtaccGGTTTTCGTCACTTTCATAACTATTAGAGCGAAGAATGTCTTAAGTGTGAATGAAAACATGGAAAATGGAagggagggaattgtcagggggggggaaagcgccaagtcattacgactatatagcactgggaaggagaaaggataaggatttgggatgggacggtgggaaggaatggtacccaaccacttggacggtcagggattgaacgccgacctgcctgaagcgagaccgtcgctctaccgtccagcccaagtgattgggcaaaCAGGGAACGGGAATGACAATGATAACGGACAAGGGAATGACAATGATAACGGACAAGGGAATGACAATGATAACGGACAAGGGAATGACAAGAAAACAGGAAATTGAATGATCAATAAAAGAAATTAAACCAAAGTAAAAACTAAGTTTTGCTTTGGACTGGTCGACGACCTCGCTGCTTCTTGGGTCGACGTTCGAGCTCTAATATTATTTAAGTAATTAAATAAGTTTTGCAGCCCATTGTCTGGTGGAACTTAAAAGCCTATGTCAACTACACCAAAGTTCCCGCTATCAGGCCGTGACGTCAGCTGACTCACCAATGGGAAATTATGCTATAATTCTGAAGAGTATCCTGTACTTCAGTAAACTCTGAAGAGTATCCTGTGCTATTGTAAACTCTCATATCTTTGTTTACACGACGTCATATTCAGGTCCAGGATTCAAGACTTGAATATTTTCTGGACTTGATATCAACCCCGGACTTGATATCAACCCCGGACTTAATATCAACGCCGGACTTGATATCAACCCCGGTCTTAATATCAACGCCGGACTTGATATCAACCCCGGACTTAATATCAACGCCGGACTTGATATCAACGCTGATTGTCCAATCTTCAACCACGTTCTTGGGACTGTAAACTCACATAGTATACATACCGAGAAATGAGGGATACATATTCctctatgtgtatatgtatatgtatatctcTCGTCGTAGTAAACTTAATTTGGGATGAGGCTGTGACGTAATTCATTTAACAATGtataattaattacaattaatgtTTTTAACTTAGGTCTTTCTCACCCTTAAATTCAAACGTGTTGATAATGTTTGCAATTGCTTCAGTAAATCTCTTTAACTTTTCGCCGGATGCAATCAAACCTCCCAAAGGAAAAGGCAGAAAAGAAGTTAATGAGCAAATTTCGTCAAGCGCCAAAGTTATATTATCGCGAAACTAAAGTAAAACTTTGGCGGAGAAAACGGGATAATTGGCGGGAAaaacaatgaagaagaaaacgggATAATTGGCGGGAATAATAAGAACATGGAGGCGACTTAGCATAACGAACGCCagaattttcgaataatatttacTACTTTCTAGCTTTATCTTCTTTGCTGAAGTATTCTTACGAAATAAAATGAGATGAATTTTATTCATGAAATTCATAATTTGGCTGAAAACAAACTTATGCAAAAGTTACTGAAGGGAATTATTTGCCTTATCTTGAGACACTTGGCAACTCTGTCATCAGGGCTGAGCCTATCAAGGTGTTGCCGACAAGAGGGGCGTATGTACGTGCTCCGGCTAGATGGCTGAAAACTATATAAAACGCTGTAGATAATTAAGCTTTAAAGCTTTGTATCTCTCTCCCCGTTCTATTATTcctcctccctctttctcttcctcccacACATTATTAACTTTATTCCTTCTCCCCGTTCATTCTTTATTAGCCATTATTGTTTCCTTTTATGTCTCTCCATTTCCCTTTACGTTTCCTTATTTTGCTATCCACCCTCTTTCCTTCGTTTTTACCTATTCCTTTCCTCCAGCTCCTTTATCTTTATTCTCCCAGCCATTCCATCTTCGTTTCCCTTTTAACTTCCCCCTCTTACATTATATCTCTATTTTGCACTTCCTTTTCTTCTATATCTATCTAAATTTTCCCTTCTTCTTTTCCATCTTCCTTTCCGTAACCCCTTACTCCTTCTATTTTACTTCTATTTACCCCCTTCCTTTCCCACATTACCGTCTTGGCTGATGGATTGGGAGACGCTCGAAGTGGAATGGAAATAAACCCGAGAAACCGAGAATGAAAACATGAAAGAGAAAGTCACTAAAAACGGAAAAGAAAAGGACAATAAAAATGGGAATGTGAATGGCAATAAGAAAGGGAATGACAGTGAAAACGGGGacggaacgagagagagagagagagagagagaaactcctCGCTGTGCATCCATTTCCTGCCTTCCCATCTTTTCAATTCCTGTCAACTTTCTGTTCGACAATTTCCTCTCTTTCACACTTTCAATTCCCACTTCTTCCCACTTCCCATTTTCTTCTCATTACCATCTTATCGCTTCCCATCTTCtacctcaccctcccccctttcccatcTTTAGCGTCCTATATCTAATTCTCTCCTCGTAGCGCGACTACACGGTGAAGGGCAAAGGAGAAAAAGTTTGAAAAAGTTTGAAAAAGTGAAGATGATATTGTTTTCTTGAACTTCCGATAAAAGAAACAAGTTGATGAAGAGGGGCTtggaagggagtgagggagggagggagggacttaATGGAAGGGAAGTGGGTAAGGAGGAAGGGATGGGGAAGCCACCAAAGCCATGGATGCAAATGGAGTAAAAAGTGAGAGATAAAGGTGCAGAGAAGTCTCCCCTTTAGTCTTCCATTTCGACGCAGCGACGAGGGGGGGACTTAACAAGACCAACAAGCTACTGTAGAAAATGAGATCGCCGGAAAGCCTTCAGACGGACGGAAGGAATGGAATCGAAAAGCTTTCCGACAGGGTAGGCAAGAGAAAGCATCCATGCTTTCTCTTGCAtgtaggaggcctgatcgagaaccgggccgtcggggacgctaagccccgaaaccatctcaaggcaaCCTCTCAAGGTAGGAAACGAGAAAACTTTCATGACAGGAAGaaatagaagaaaaagaaagCTTTCTAATGAGGACAAGAGTGACATAAATaagctgtatgtagaggacaggagGAAAACAAACAGGCCCTCTGAAGAGAAAGTGGGGACAACTGTCAGCTGGGGGAAAGAGGGCGGGGCTTGACGAGTGAAAGTTGTCGTTGCTTTCCCACCTGTACAACATCCCAAAGAAAGAGATGGAAAGAGAAAGCAGGCTGGTATGATAAAGGGTAAAAGAGGAGGTTTGGCGAGAAAGGAGGGTAACAAATGGGGAAGACGAGAGAGGAAGGGGGAAgccgagggagagaggaagggggaagaCGAGGGAGAGAGGAAACAACAGAAATGAGGAAACAGGGGCGGGGAAGAAGATAGTGCATAGGTGAGAAAGAGGGGAGAACAGAGTGGGGGTGTAAATGATAGAGGGgaaggaaagagggggggggggtagaggagaaaaagagagggagagggggaagagggaaggagggggggagacaggaagcGGCTGGAGCAAGAGGTCGAGGCAACTGTGGGCTCAATATGTCTTTATTGGGGCGGGTGATATTGGCTCGGGTGAGAGTCAGCAGCTCCTGAGAATattggaggaggggggagggggtaggaggaggagggggggggaggaggaggaggaggaggaggaagggggagggggggaggtaggtGGGAAATTAGAGGAAGAGAAGATGGGTAGAGAAGGATACGGAGAAGAAGGAATATGAGTGGATGTAGTAGTAGATACAGTCATAGATATAACAATAGATATGATAACAAAATCAAGAGCTCTGAATCTTTGCATCAATCGCACGAACAGCAATAAGGCGGGGCCCAGCAGCTGAGACTCCATCCTAGCAAACATAATATGGTAAAATGAGACAGACGGCTAAACAGGTTCAAATAAGACAACAAAACAGAAAGATACAGCTAACCTGAGACTGACACAGGCAGACGGTTAGAAAATAGACTTCGGGAACTGAATCAAATAAATACTCATGGAAAATGTAAAAGAGACATGATCCAGACATGTAAAATACTTAAGGGGTCATCAATCCAATAGAGCAAGGGGGTAGAAAACACGTTAAATGAAGAGCACAAACTTCATCCTGAGATCTAACGAGAGATTTAGCGTGAAATAAACGTGGAGTCGAATATCAGTTGGAAAACCATGGCTTAGGcactgaggttaccttgaggttaccttgaggtgcttccggggcttagcgtccccgcggcccggtcgtcgaccaggcctgaaGCTTAATTGTTCTTGCAAACTGAGACAAACAGAGATATGCAGAGATAAAGTTTACATTCTCATTAGTTAAAAATCATAACTTTTTATATGCTGCATAATATTATTTACTTGAATATGAGAAGAGAAAATACCAGAGGCTGTATTGTGTTCATATTGTTTTATTACTACTAATGAATTCATTTTTGTATTTATACTTTCGCTAATGAGGTAATTtttcttcaatatatatatatatatatatatatatatatatatatatatatatatatatatatatatatatatatatatatatatatatagggctatatatatttatatatatagcctACCCTCCTCAGCCTACCCTCTCATCTCCATACTTCCCATTCTCCCTTCTCTCCATTTGTCTTCTTATCTTCATCCTCTCTTAATTCCCCTCTTCTCAGCGACCTCCatctcttcctcccttccttccttcccagctCACATCACACTACCAACTTCCTTCAGTTCCCCATCACGCTCTCTCCACTTTCCCTCATTAACTCTTAATTTCCATTCCTTTCCCCACTCTTAATTCCCTCATTTCCTCACTTTTCTCCcccactctcattcactctcacatcTCATGGTGAGACACTTCTTAACAAATCAGATGAGAAAATACACAAGTAAAGTAAGATTTCCAGTGTaagtaagtgagtgagtgagtacatATATATTCCTTGGAAGGAatttgagaacaaggagctgagcTACGAGGCTGGAGTGAAGGAGTTTGAGTGTGCTCAACCACTCAAGCAActggggggattgaacgccgactctgCAAGAGACAAGGGCGCTGCTGTACCGTATCAGTCCAAGTAGATACACCGAGAAATGGCTTTGGCTGTAACACGTGCTGTATCACAAGGCTCAGTGCTAGGACCGTGGCTGTACCTGATGCATATAAATGACCTGCCGGATGTAAGAGTCTCCTGCTTATCTACGCCTGCACTCGAAGGGAAGCTATTTAGAAGAATTAGATCTCAAGATAATTTGCATATCTCAAGATGCTGTGGGGGCCAAGAGACGGGGAGATCATTGTGCATCTACAAGCTTCGAGGAAGAAGGAACAGAacacatatgtcttcaacatgtgTGTGTTGGAGATAACACATATGACAGCATCGTTAGTGCATGACAACTGGTACACATAGGATCATGCTACGATCAGgatccggtggctgagcggagaggacactggacgcgtgatcctgtggtcccgggttcgatcccgggcgccggcgagaaacaatggggcagagtttctttccaccCTGATGCCTCAGTTACCTAgcggcaaataggtacctgggagttagtcggctgtcacgggctgcttcctgggggtggaggcctggtcgaggaccgggccgcggggacactaaagccccgaaatcatctccagataacctccagaTGCTATAGGGACCTGGTCAAGTGAATTATCAGCACTCATCGTGGCGCAGTGGTATGACACTCTACCCGCGCTTCGCgaacgatttggcctgggttcttttcctggccgggaaggattgactaggcgtcaatccttaactgtccgcctctgttcacccagcagtgaatgagtacctggttgctaaacgatttggtgggtccTAATTCCAGGGAAAGTTAAGAttgaggacctgcccgaaacgctatgcgtgctagtggctttacaagaatgtataatgtgcaaattgacacacacacacgggttcgattcccggtcaaggcagaaacaaattggcaaagcttctttcacctgatgcctctgtgccCCCTGGCAGTATAACCTGGGAGTTACACATCCTGGTGATGTGTGCGAGCGTGtgagaaaaatatatgtagtcAATACGGTAGACCAAAAATtaaggtcgggagtcagtacgtTAGAAAATCGCCGGTTAGGGAGCCGGAGTCCAAGAACTACGTCTCGattttgcaggcacaaatagtaaatacacagcaGCGCAAAAATACGTGATAACTTTAGACATTGTAATTTTGGCAAGATAACATAAGATATGTTTTAGATAGTGGgaacgtcgctctaccgtctagcccaagcccaaccacttgggctagacggtagagcgacggtctcgtttcatgaaggtcggcgttcaatccccgaccgtccacaagtggttgggcaccattcccttctccccgtcccatcccaaatccttatcctgaccccttcccagcgctatatagtcgtaatggcttggcgctttcccctgatagttccttccttccttcaatgATCCGTATTAATCAATTGACCAAAAAGTTGTAAAATAATTATTGTACAATATTAACTAAAGTGAAAACGGCTTTGGTGGCCAAATCTTGCGTCTGTAAAAACAGCattgttaaattattttattgTATTCCCGGAACAACGTCTGTaagtttatgtatatatatgtgataAATGCGTGACTTGGAGACTGTTTTTAGTAAGTTAAACATTATTCTAAGTCATCCTGTACTTGTTCTGATATATACAGTTTATGTAGATGTAATTTTTGTAGGTGTTGATGCATGCATGATGTCCATGCAACTGATGAAGAGTGCAATTGTAGCAACAAGGAAAGTTGTAAGCTGAGATTGGAGAGGTTAACAAGTGGTCGGTCCTCAGAGGGTCATTTGGAGGAAAGATTTCTCTTGTAAGTGATTGGAGCTCAGAGCCCAGAGAGCACCGTGAGAaccccgtacacacacacacacacacacacacacacacacacacacacacacacacacacacacacacacacacacacacacacacacacacacacaaggataaactattcaacactggcggaacgcgaacaaggtgacacaggtggaaactgagcaccgacatgagccacagaaacgttagaaagaactttttcagtgtcatagtagttaacaggtggaatgcattaggaagtgatgtggtggaggctgactccatacacaatttcaagtgtagatatgatatagcccagtaggctcaggaatctgtacacctgttgattgacagttgagaggcgggaccaaagagccagagctcaaccccccccgcaagcacaaataggtgagtacacacacacacacacacacacacacacacacacacacacacacacacacacacacacacacacacacacacacacacacacacacacacacacaacttgttcagaaacttgtgtaaggaatctttcagaaccctgtataccacttatgtaagaccaatcctggagtatgcagctccagcctggagtccctacctagttaaacacaagacaaagttagagaagattcagcggtatgccaccaggctcgtcccggaactgagaggattgagctacgaggaaaggctaaaggagctgaacctcacatccctggaaaacagaagagtaaggggagacatgataaccacctacaaaattctcaggggaattgacagggtggacaaagacaaactcttcagcacgggtgggacacgaacaaggggacacaggtggaaacttagtacccagatgagccacagagacgttagaaagaattttttcagtgtcagagtagttaataaatggaatgcactaggaagtgatgtggtggaggctgactccatacacagtttcaaatgtaggtatgatagagcccagtaggctcaggaatctgtacaccagttgattgacagttgagaggcgggaccaaagagccaaagctcaacccccgcaagcacaattaggtgagtacaattaggtgagtacacacacacacacacacacacacagggagcaggTGGTCATTATACTAACTCACAGGTACTTTTATCTTCTTCCCCTCTATCCCCCCCCTCTACTACCCCTTACTTCCTCTCTACTACCCTTAGTTCAACCCTCTTTTACTATTACCACTCCCTACCACTCTTGCCCCTCACATGCTGTCATCCTCCTTCCCAACTACCTATTCTCTATCTCCCATTCCAAGTCTAGCCACCTCTTCCCAGTCCCCCCCTTCCCTAGCCACCGGGTctgtggctgaatggacagcgcttggtaCTTGTGATCCTAAGGACcgtggggttcgatccccggcgatggcggaagcaaatgggcagagtttctgatgccccctgttacctagcaataaattggtacctgggagttagacagctgttacgggctgcttcctgcgtgtgtgtgtgtgtgtgtgtgtgtgtgtgtgtgtgtgtgtgtgtgtgtgtgtgtgtgtgtgtatgtgtgtgtgtgtgtgtgtgtgtgtgcagttgattgattgacagttgagagtcgggacgaaagagtaaagctcaaccctccgcaagcacaactaggtgaatacatctttccAGCCACCACTTCTATTCCATCCCTATTCCAGAC
Encoded proteins:
- the LOC123766286 gene encoding protein FAM186A-like, whose product is MARRQNTDFNKESREMENYGNVIKVNTVLLIILERMAVHSWLLKEKAARSHLLKGKAAHSHLLKGKVTQKYQHDINQPLRTQENQHINQPFRTQENQHINQPLRTQENQHINQPPRTQENQHINQPLRTQENQHINQPLRTQENQHINQPLRTQENQHINQPLRTQENQHINQPLRTQENQHINQPLRTQENQHINQPLRTQENPFLSKLYKLGIDIAQRRSVGH